Proteins encoded within one genomic window of Ascaphus truei isolate aAscTru1 chromosome 8, aAscTru1.hap1, whole genome shotgun sequence:
- the ATP5MK gene encoding ATP synthase F(0) complex subunit k, mitochondrial, translating to MGGHDSGTHQFTGIQKYFNAYTIVGRRNCVLATYAGIATIFLFFKLKPKKQIPAVTDK from the exons ATGGGAGGACACGACTCAGGAACGCACCAGTTTACTGGCATCCAGAAGTACTTCAACGCCTATACAATCGTAGGCAGAAGAAAT TGTGTGTTGGCCACATATGCAGGGATTGCCACCATCTTCCTTTTCTTTAAACTTAAGCCCAAGAAACAGATTCCTGCTGTGACAGATAAATAG